In Mongoliitalea daihaiensis, one DNA window encodes the following:
- the dapF gene encoding diaminopimelate epimerase, with the protein MEILFYKYQGTGNDFVMIDDRESTFPIDNLALVRSLCDRKFGIGADGLIAVRTHDSFDFEMIYFNADGSQSMCGNGARCAVAFAHFLGIIGKKTSFLAIDGPHAAWINNPAWVALEMSPVKSLEIKDNDHFVNTGSPHHVQFVEHIHDFPVVDTGAKIRYDQSYAPNGTNVNFLSPISTEEIYVRTYERGVENETLSCGTGVTACALVFGKAVGIEKVFIQTLGGKLEVSFTSREDGSFDNIILSGPAEQVYQGKIVKEI; encoded by the coding sequence ATGGAAATTTTATTTTACAAATACCAGGGAACTGGTAATGATTTTGTGATGATTGACGATCGGGAGTCAACATTTCCAATCGATAATCTAGCGTTAGTTCGCTCTCTTTGCGACCGAAAGTTTGGTATTGGCGCAGATGGATTGATTGCCGTTCGAACGCATGATTCCTTTGACTTTGAAATGATTTATTTCAACGCCGATGGAAGTCAGAGTATGTGTGGGAATGGCGCCCGCTGTGCGGTTGCATTTGCCCATTTTTTGGGTATCATTGGTAAAAAAACGAGCTTTCTTGCGATTGACGGACCCCATGCCGCTTGGATAAACAATCCTGCATGGGTAGCATTAGAGATGAGCCCTGTAAAGAGTCTGGAAATAAAAGATAATGACCATTTTGTAAACACAGGTTCTCCCCACCACGTACAGTTTGTGGAGCATATTCATGATTTCCCAGTAGTGGATACAGGCGCCAAGATACGCTATGATCAGTCATATGCTCCAAACGGAACCAATGTCAACTTTCTAAGTCCCATCAGTACAGAAGAAATTTATGTGCGTACATATGAACGTGGCGTAGAAAATGAAACCCTCTCCTGTGGCACCGGTGTTACTGCGTGTGCATTGGTATTTGGAAAAGCAGTCGGAATAGAAAAGGTATTCATACAGACTCTTGGAGGGAAATTGGAGGTTTCTTTCACTAGCAGGGAAGATGGCAGCTTTGATAACATCATCTTAAGTGGTCCTGCCGAACAGGTATATCAAGGTAAAATAGT